A section of the bacterium SCSIO 12696 genome encodes:
- the ctaD gene encoding cytochrome c oxidase subunit I, protein MAHGPAKGIRRWLYTTNHKDIGSLYLWFSFAMFILGGAFAMIIRAELFQPGMQLVEPEFFNQMTTMHGLVMVFGAIMPAFVGLANWMIPMMIGAPDMALPRMNNLSFWLLPPAFLMLAATLFTEGGAPQAGWTFYAPLSTTYANPLTATIFIFAVHTMGASSIMGSINIIATILNMRAPGMSYMKMPLFVWTWLITAFLLVAVMPVLAGAVTMMLMDIHGGTSFFDAAGGGDPVLFQHVFWFFGHPEVYIIILPAFGVISQIIPTFSRKPLFGYSSMVYATASIALLSFIVWAHHMFTVGMPLAGELFFMYATMLIAVPTGVKVFNWIATMFKGSITFETPMLFSLAFLVLFTIGGFTGVMLSIAPADFQYHDSYFVVAHFHYVMVAGAVFSMSAAVYYWLPKWTGRMYSEPLAQVHFWTSFIGFNLTFFPQHFVGLAGMPRRYSDYALQFADYNMISSCGAFLYGISQILFLVIIILTIKGGKKTTADKTWEGAEGLEWTVPSPAPYHTFSTPPTVK, encoded by the coding sequence ATGGCACATGGTCCTGCTAAAGGTATTCGCCGCTGGCTGTATACCACCAACCACAAAGACATCGGTTCCCTCTACCTCTGGTTCAGTTTCGCCATGTTTATCCTCGGCGGCGCGTTCGCCATGATAATCCGCGCCGAGCTGTTCCAGCCGGGCATGCAATTGGTGGAGCCGGAATTTTTTAACCAGATGACCACCATGCACGGCCTGGTGATGGTGTTCGGCGCCATCATGCCCGCCTTTGTGGGTCTGGCCAACTGGATGATCCCGATGATGATCGGCGCGCCGGATATGGCGCTACCGCGGATGAACAACCTGTCATTTTGGTTATTGCCACCAGCGTTTTTGATGCTGGCGGCTACCCTCTTTACTGAAGGCGGCGCACCGCAAGCGGGCTGGACGTTCTACGCACCCCTGTCCACCACCTACGCCAATCCCCTGACTGCGACCATCTTTATTTTCGCGGTGCACACCATGGGCGCGTCGTCGATCATGGGGTCTATCAACATCATCGCCACTATCCTCAATATGCGCGCACCGGGCATGAGCTATATGAAAATGCCCCTGTTCGTATGGACCTGGCTGATCACTGCCTTCCTACTGGTGGCAGTAATGCCGGTACTGGCAGGCGCGGTGACCATGATGCTGATGGACATTCACGGCGGCACCAGCTTCTTTGATGCGGCCGGCGGCGGTGACCCGGTACTGTTCCAACACGTGTTCTGGTTCTTCGGTCACCCGGAGGTGTACATCATCATCTTGCCAGCGTTTGGCGTGATTTCGCAGATTATCCCCACCTTTTCGCGCAAGCCGCTGTTCGGTTACTCCTCTATGGTGTACGCCACCGCGTCCATTGCGCTGCTGTCGTTTATCGTCTGGGCGCACCACATGTTTACCGTGGGTATGCCGCTGGCCGGTGAGCTGTTCTTTATGTACGCCACCATGCTGATTGCGGTGCCCACTGGGGTGAAGGTGTTCAACTGGATCGCCACCATGTTCAAAGGCTCCATTACCTTTGAAACGCCGATGCTGTTCTCGCTGGCGTTTCTGGTGCTGTTCACCATCGGCGGTTTTACCGGGGTGATGCTGTCCATCGCCCCGGCGGACTTCCAGTATCACGACAGCTATTTCGTGGTGGCCCACTTCCACTACGTGATGGTTGCCGGTGCGGTGTTCAGTATGTCGGCGGCGGTGTACTACTGGCTGCCCAAGTGGACCGGCCGCATGTACAGCGAACCGCTGGCTCAGGTGCACTTCTGGACCTCGTTTATCGGCTTCAACCTGACCTTCTTCCCACAGCACTTTGTGGGCCTGGCGGGTATGCCGCGACGCTACTCGGACTACGCCCTGCAATTTGCCGATTACAACATGATCTCCAGCTGTGGTGCCTTCCTTTACGGCATCTCCCAGATCCTGTTCCTGGTGATTATTATTCTGACCATCAAGGGCGGCAAGAAAACCACTGCCGACAAAACTTGGGAAGGGGCTGAAGGTCTGGAGTGGACAGTACCGTCACCGGCGCCTTATCACACCTTTTCAACCCCCCCAACAGTGAAATAA
- a CDS encoding SURF1 family protein encodes MLSNPNKNNRHFAPNWKILLLAALLLPVLLSLGNWQLKRADEKRAILAQLQQRAALPPAPIEQLMGTEQFRYRATTVTGRYDNQRHFLLDNRVRQGQPGYEVITPLQTPEGNWLLINRGWIKAPRLRSQLPEISTPDTTVMITASLYAPLDKASSLYGAAEGWPKVIQNLNFSAMAKDLDATLPSLTLRLQANQSGALQTGWPVITVQPERHTGYAVTWFSMAVALTLLTLITCFPKRATND; translated from the coding sequence ATGCTGTCGAATCCGAATAAAAACAACCGCCACTTCGCCCCAAACTGGAAAATCCTGCTACTGGCCGCCCTGCTGCTGCCGGTACTCCTGTCCCTGGGCAACTGGCAGCTGAAGCGCGCCGACGAGAAGCGCGCCATACTCGCACAACTGCAACAGCGCGCCGCCCTGCCCCCTGCCCCCATCGAACAACTGATGGGCACTGAACAGTTTCGCTACCGGGCCACCACTGTCACAGGCCGCTACGACAACCAGCGTCATTTTTTGCTCGACAACCGGGTACGCCAAGGGCAACCGGGCTACGAAGTGATTACCCCGCTGCAAACTCCCGAAGGCAACTGGCTACTGATCAATCGCGGCTGGATAAAAGCACCGCGCCTACGCAGCCAGTTGCCCGAAATATCCACACCCGATACCACTGTCATGATAACGGCCAGCCTGTACGCACCACTGGACAAAGCCAGCAGCCTTTATGGCGCCGCAGAGGGGTGGCCCAAAGTCATACAAAACCTGAACTTCAGTGCCATGGCAAAAGACCTTGATGCTACCCTGCCCAGCTTGACCTTGCGGCTGCAAGCCAATCAGTCAGGAGCGCTGCAAACCGGGTGGCCTGTCATCACTGTGCAACCAGAGCGTCACACCGGCTACGCAGTGACCTGGTTTTCCATGGCAGTGGCACTTACCCTGCTGACGTTGATTACCTGTTTCCCCAAAAGAGCAACGAATGACTGA
- a CDS encoding cytochrome c oxidase assembly protein produces the protein MTEHSTATDIHKAGSANRRIVLWALAIVVGMGCFSFALVPLYNVFCDITGLNAKIEESSYEAVPAAVDTSRTVKVQFLATNNESMPWQFGPALEQVRVHPGEQTTIEFVANNTTGNDMVAQAVPSVVPFKAVDYFHKMECFCFERQPLKAGESAKLPMVFTIDPELPKQIHTITLSYTLFDVTEMDAKASSGTIDWGKG, from the coding sequence ATGACCGAACACTCCACGGCAACCGACATTCACAAAGCAGGCAGCGCCAACCGGCGCATTGTGCTGTGGGCGTTGGCCATTGTCGTGGGCATGGGCTGCTTTTCGTTCGCCCTGGTGCCGCTGTACAACGTGTTCTGCGATATCACCGGCCTCAACGCCAAAATCGAAGAATCCTCCTATGAGGCCGTACCGGCTGCGGTGGACACCAGCCGCACCGTCAAAGTGCAGTTTCTGGCCACCAACAACGAGAGCATGCCTTGGCAATTCGGCCCCGCCCTTGAACAGGTGCGGGTTCACCCTGGCGAACAAACCACCATTGAATTCGTTGCCAACAACACCACTGGAAACGACATGGTGGCCCAGGCGGTACCCAGCGTAGTGCCCTTCAAGGCGGTGGATTACTTCCACAAAATGGAATGCTTCTGCTTTGAGCGTCAGCCGCTTAAAGCGGGGGAGTCGGCCAAGTTACCGATGGTATTTACCATCGACCCGGAACTCCCCAAACAGATTCACACCATCACCCTCTCCTATACTTTGTTTGACGTTACCGAAATGGATGCCAAGGCATCCAGCGGCACCATCGACTGGGGCAAAGGGTAA
- a CDS encoding zinc ABC transporter substrate-binding protein, with product MTRYIITVLLAVAASNVLASTPNKPTIIASIKPLALIAQDIAGDNAEVLQLIPPGRSPHTYTLKVSDRRKIQRADILLHIGSSMDGFVGKVAHKEQVLISADQLHAIQWPTGDIDHEHNHHHTQGDPHLWLNPGNALAIAYELATQLALVDADNSSEYRKAASQFAKQISRFEHRAEHQFAGLPKRSFIVQHDAYLHFVNRYQLHQLGSLRTTSGAKAGAKTMQRLLKQGSGQGSDIACVLIDPQFDTQVADIYSATTGIKQVVLDPLGSQVTAKPQQLGYLSFLDGFLDAFQRCLTASIS from the coding sequence GTGACCCGGTACATTATCACTGTGTTGCTGGCTGTAGCCGCCAGTAACGTCTTGGCAAGCACCCCCAACAAGCCAACAATCATCGCCAGCATTAAGCCCCTGGCCCTGATCGCCCAAGATATTGCCGGTGACAACGCAGAGGTTTTACAGCTTATTCCCCCTGGTCGATCACCTCACACCTATACTCTGAAGGTATCGGACCGCCGCAAAATCCAGCGCGCGGATATTCTGCTTCATATTGGCAGCTCGATGGACGGTTTTGTGGGCAAGGTCGCCCATAAAGAGCAAGTGTTGATCAGTGCCGATCAATTACACGCTATCCAATGGCCAACAGGCGATATCGACCACGAGCACAACCACCATCACACTCAGGGCGACCCCCATCTGTGGCTTAACCCAGGCAATGCATTGGCCATTGCCTACGAACTGGCCACTCAGCTTGCACTTGTGGATGCCGACAACAGCAGTGAATACCGCAAGGCCGCCAGCCAGTTTGCCAAACAGATTTCCCGGTTCGAGCACCGCGCTGAGCACCAATTCGCAGGGTTACCCAAGCGCTCTTTTATTGTGCAGCACGATGCCTACCTGCATTTTGTCAATCGCTATCAATTACATCAGCTGGGATCATTGAGAACCACGTCCGGCGCAAAGGCTGGGGCCAAAACCATGCAACGGTTGCTCAAACAGGGAAGCGGGCAGGGCAGCGATATTGCTTGTGTGTTGATTGACCCCCAATTTGACACTCAGGTAGCCGACATCTACAGCGCCACAACCGGTATAAAACAGGTTGTCCTGGATCCTTTGGGCAGTCAGGTAACAGCAAAACCCCAGCAGCTGGGATACCTGAGTTTTCTCGATGGGTTCCTGGATGCTTTTCAGCGCTGCCTGACTGCTTCGATTTCATAG
- a CDS encoding helix-turn-helix transcriptional regulator, with translation MEKTHQELFQPSNKEVATEADLVLVSDVASLQNSLLLEKLEEQLGIHCKLVEPGQLARGGCLLLDCAVLTPEQSAQAIKGSQDWLPAPYVALLNATAFSAHEGLMQWPRVNGIFYNSTGHAKLLEGIATILRGEYWLPRRLLHGFVECNRRIPSSDTSSASLTRREWQILQHILDGKTNAAIAGELFVSEHTIKSHLYNIFKKIGVKNRLEASNWARDNL, from the coding sequence ATGGAAAAAACTCATCAAGAATTATTTCAGCCTTCTAATAAAGAAGTAGCAACTGAGGCTGACCTGGTGCTGGTGTCTGATGTCGCCAGCCTGCAAAACAGCTTATTACTTGAAAAACTCGAAGAGCAGTTGGGGATTCACTGCAAGTTGGTGGAGCCTGGTCAATTGGCTCGCGGCGGTTGTTTGTTGTTGGATTGTGCCGTGCTGACACCTGAGCAGTCCGCGCAGGCCATAAAAGGCTCTCAGGACTGGCTGCCAGCTCCTTATGTGGCGCTACTCAATGCCACCGCATTCAGTGCTCACGAAGGCCTGATGCAGTGGCCTCGAGTGAATGGTATTTTTTACAACAGCACTGGCCATGCCAAGCTGCTGGAAGGCATCGCTACCATTTTGCGTGGGGAGTACTGGTTACCGCGTCGCCTGCTTCATGGCTTTGTGGAGTGCAATCGCCGAATTCCCAGCAGTGACACTTCTTCAGCTAGCCTGACCCGTCGGGAATGGCAGATTCTGCAACATATTCTCGACGGTAAAACCAATGCCGCTATTGCCGGTGAGCTGTTTGTCAGCGAGCACACCATCAAGAGCCATTTGTACAATATCTTCAAGAAAATTGGCGTTAAAAACCGCCTCGAAGCCAGTAATTGGGCGCGGGATAATTTATAA
- a CDS encoding transcriptional repressor, with amino-acid sequence MITNSKLAYHDHDHERCISAALVRAAAVCEQHNARFTQARKDVLSLLWQSHQPLGAYKIMDLLSEKRGKRVMPPTVYRALDFLLELGLIHRIASLNAYIGCPFPGSSHKELFLICRICGSAAEYSADNVSDAITTAAQHANFQLESQSLELMGICPKCR; translated from the coding sequence ATGATAACAAACTCCAAACTTGCCTATCACGACCATGACCACGAACGTTGCATCAGTGCAGCGCTTGTCCGTGCGGCGGCTGTCTGTGAACAGCACAATGCTCGTTTTACGCAAGCCCGCAAAGATGTGCTTTCTCTGCTGTGGCAAAGCCACCAGCCGCTAGGCGCCTATAAAATTATGGACTTGCTGTCAGAAAAGCGCGGCAAGCGAGTAATGCCTCCCACGGTGTATCGAGCGCTGGACTTTTTGTTGGAGTTGGGCCTGATTCATCGAATTGCCTCCTTGAATGCCTACATTGGCTGCCCTTTCCCCGGCAGCAGCCACAAAGAGCTGTTTCTGATCTGCCGAATTTGCGGTTCCGCGGCAGAATACAGTGCCGATAACGTCAGTGATGCGATTACCACCGCAGCTCAGCATGCCAATTTTCAGCTTGAGTCCCAGTCCCTGGAACTGATGGGAATTTGCCCGAAATGCCGGTAA
- the znuC gene encoding zinc ABC transporter ATP-binding protein ZnuC: MPVTESDDVLINLNGVGVRYGKKNVVENVDLCLEKRRIITLIGPNGAGKTTLVKVLLGLLKASSGQVQRSKGLRIGYMPQKLHIDSTMPLSVSRLLRLSGAAQTLCVQALSRVSAEHLLNSPVQGLSGGEMQRVLLARALLSRPNLLVLDEPVQGVDIAGQEALYQLIVQLRDELGCGVLMVSHDLHLVMAATDEVVCLNKHVCCHGSPQSIASNPAYLQLFGAKTAFYNHVHDHSHGMGGEVVCDHGHRPEGDGGGPHSA; this comes from the coding sequence ATGCCGGTAACTGAAAGCGACGATGTGCTGATAAATCTGAATGGGGTAGGGGTTCGATACGGCAAGAAAAACGTCGTCGAAAATGTCGACTTATGCCTTGAAAAGCGGCGAATAATTACATTAATTGGCCCTAATGGAGCGGGAAAGACAACCCTGGTCAAAGTCTTGTTGGGCTTGCTGAAGGCCTCTTCCGGGCAAGTGCAACGATCCAAAGGTCTGCGTATCGGCTATATGCCCCAGAAATTGCATATCGACAGTACCATGCCATTGAGTGTCAGCCGCTTGCTCAGGCTCTCTGGAGCCGCACAAACCCTTTGTGTGCAAGCACTATCCCGAGTGTCTGCGGAACATTTACTGAACAGTCCGGTGCAGGGGCTGTCCGGTGGTGAAATGCAGCGGGTTCTTCTGGCCCGGGCGCTGTTGTCCAGGCCGAACCTGTTGGTATTGGATGAGCCGGTTCAAGGGGTGGATATCGCCGGCCAGGAGGCTTTGTACCAACTCATCGTTCAGCTGCGGGACGAATTGGGCTGCGGCGTACTTATGGTTTCTCACGATTTGCATCTGGTGATGGCTGCCACCGACGAAGTGGTGTGTTTGAACAAACACGTATGCTGTCACGGTTCCCCGCAGAGTATTGCATCAAATCCAGCCTATTTGCAGCTTTTCGGTGCAAAAACGGCTTTTTATAACCATGTTCACGACCATAGCCACGGGATGGGTGGTGAGGTGGTCTGCGACCATGGGCATCGCCCAGAGGGTGATGGTGGAGGGCCGCACAGTGCCTGA
- a CDS encoding twin transmembrane helix small protein, translating to MWLKIVIVLLLIAMVVSLTSGLVFLFKDLGSRKRTLYALGIRIGLAALLVTAIVYGVHTGELSLQAPWHGRY from the coding sequence ATGTGGCTCAAGATTGTTATTGTTCTACTGCTAATAGCCATGGTGGTTAGCCTTACTAGTGGCCTGGTATTTCTGTTCAAAGATCTGGGAAGCCGCAAGCGCACGCTCTATGCGCTGGGTATCCGAATCGGCTTGGCAGCCTTGCTGGTTACCGCCATTGTGTACGGGGTGCATACCGGGGAGCTGAGTTTGCAGGCCCCCTGGCATGGCAGGTACTGA
- a CDS encoding SCO family protein, translated as MTDNAKKRKDNIRLTVIGVLLFAFAGVGLFYNKISTPRVLSEKELRNNGAIIFEKPRIFGEISLVDHNGQPFTSERLKGKWSILLFGFTFCPDICPTGLSELNKMVEPLTEDEKADLQIIMVSVDPERDTPEALKQYVPYFNDRFTGVTGNPHFIRKLAAELNVAYTKVPLESDNAESDYTVDHSAQLVLVNPYGHYHGFFRYPQNPTEMRLTWRSIRYTFKG; from the coding sequence ATGACTGATAACGCCAAAAAACGCAAAGACAACATTCGCCTGACCGTGATTGGGGTACTGCTGTTTGCCTTTGCCGGAGTTGGCCTGTTTTACAACAAAATCTCCACGCCACGGGTTTTATCGGAAAAAGAATTGCGCAATAACGGCGCGATCATCTTTGAAAAGCCAAGGATTTTCGGAGAAATTTCACTGGTTGACCATAACGGCCAGCCATTCACCAGCGAGCGCCTAAAGGGCAAATGGAGCATTCTGCTGTTCGGTTTTACCTTCTGCCCGGATATTTGCCCCACTGGCTTGTCGGAGCTGAACAAGATGGTCGAGCCGTTGACCGAAGATGAGAAAGCCGACCTGCAAATCATCATGGTCAGCGTCGATCCAGAACGGGACACTCCGGAAGCATTAAAGCAATACGTGCCCTACTTCAATGACCGCTTTACCGGCGTTACCGGCAACCCCCACTTTATTCGCAAACTGGCCGCAGAGCTGAATGTTGCCTACACCAAGGTCCCTTTGGAGAGCGACAACGCCGAATCCGACTACACCGTGGATCACAGTGCCCAATTGGTACTGGTAAACCCTTACGGCCACTATCACGGATTTTTTCGCTACCCGCAAAACCCCACGGAGATGCGCCTGACTTGGCGCTCTATCCGCTATACGTTTAAGGGGTAG
- a CDS encoding cytochrome c oxidase subunit 3: MSSEIAQDGNNQEHGAASEHENYYVPASSRLPILTALGLGVTLFGASHWLVGSTVLGFTGQQIFIVGCLFFAGVMASWWNTVIQENLAGLPSDQLKRSYVWGMGWFIFSEVMFFFIFFFALAYVRIYSLDWLAADPEWAGFNAEWPLMTTPDQAANGDDAKFKGPDAIIDPWHLPLLNTIILIASSFTVHIAHNAIKAGKRNAFNLWLGITVILGGTFLYFQVVEYIEAYQDLGLTLESGIYGTTFFMLTGFHGAHVTMGTIMLLIQLLRSVFGNHFKKDDHFGFEAASWYWHFVDVVWICLFIFVYIL, from the coding sequence ATGTCTAGCGAAATCGCACAAGATGGCAATAACCAAGAGCATGGCGCAGCCAGCGAACATGAAAATTATTACGTGCCCGCTTCCAGCCGCCTGCCCATCCTCACGGCTCTGGGCCTCGGGGTTACCCTGTTTGGCGCCTCTCACTGGCTGGTGGGTTCAACTGTACTCGGTTTTACCGGGCAACAGATTTTTATCGTCGGCTGCCTGTTTTTTGCGGGCGTTATGGCCAGCTGGTGGAATACCGTTATCCAGGAAAACCTAGCCGGCCTGCCCAGCGACCAGCTGAAACGCTCCTACGTGTGGGGGATGGGCTGGTTTATCTTCTCCGAAGTGATGTTCTTCTTCATCTTCTTCTTCGCCCTGGCTTACGTGCGTATCTATTCCCTGGACTGGCTCGCCGCTGACCCGGAATGGGCGGGGTTTAACGCCGAATGGCCACTGATGACCACGCCAGATCAGGCGGCGAATGGCGACGACGCAAAATTCAAAGGGCCAGACGCCATTATCGACCCATGGCACCTGCCGCTGCTCAACACCATCATCCTGATTGCTTCCAGTTTTACCGTGCATATTGCCCATAACGCCATCAAAGCGGGCAAGCGCAACGCCTTTAACCTGTGGCTGGGTATTACTGTGATCTTGGGCGGCACCTTCTTGTACTTCCAAGTCGTGGAATATATCGAGGCCTATCAGGACTTGGGTTTGACTCTGGAATCCGGCATCTACGGCACCACCTTCTTTATGCTCACCGGTTTCCACGGTGCCCACGTCACCATGGGTACCATTATGCTGTTGATTCAGCTGCTGCGTTCCGTGTTTGGTAACCACTTCAAAAAGGACGATCACTTTGGTTTTGAAGCGGCCTCATGGTACTGGCACTTTGTAGACGTGGTGTGGATCTGCCTGTTCATCTTTGTGTACATCTTGTAA
- the znuB gene encoding zinc ABC transporter permease subunit ZnuB, with product MPEFMWLALLAGTSVAVASGPLGAFIVWRKMAYFGDTLAHSALLGTVLGVVLQVVPTISVMIVCLLLALLLVALMRQRQLAVDTLLGIMAHSGLALGMIAIALVPQVQVDLESLLFGDLLAVSKADLGMMAAVALIVLATLWWFWRPLLAVTVHEDLARVDGIPVTAMRTVLMLLVALTIAIAMKVVGALLVTALLVIPAAASRRLSHTPEQMACGAALCGVLSVVSGLAMAWYWDTPAGPSVVISATGLFLLSLLCRLPAGRSVSHY from the coding sequence GTGCCTGAGTTTATGTGGCTGGCACTGTTGGCGGGCACCTCAGTGGCTGTTGCCAGCGGCCCTCTCGGGGCGTTTATTGTCTGGCGGAAAATGGCTTATTTTGGCGATACTCTTGCACATTCGGCCCTTTTGGGCACTGTTTTGGGTGTGGTTTTGCAAGTCGTTCCTACCATTTCGGTGATGATCGTGTGCTTGTTATTGGCGCTGTTGTTGGTGGCACTGATGCGCCAGAGGCAACTGGCGGTAGATACGCTACTGGGCATTATGGCCCACAGTGGCCTGGCGCTGGGGATGATCGCCATAGCACTTGTTCCCCAGGTGCAGGTGGACCTGGAAAGCCTTCTTTTTGGCGACCTGTTGGCGGTCAGCAAAGCAGACTTGGGAATGATGGCGGCTGTAGCCTTGATCGTACTGGCGACACTCTGGTGGTTTTGGCGGCCATTGCTGGCGGTTACCGTCCATGAAGACCTGGCTCGGGTTGACGGAATCCCGGTGACCGCCATGCGAACCGTATTAATGCTATTGGTGGCACTAACCATCGCCATTGCCATGAAAGTCGTAGGGGCGTTGCTGGTGACGGCATTGCTGGTGATACCCGCAGCGGCGTCCCGTCGCTTGTCGCACACACCGGAGCAAATGGCTTGTGGGGCGGCGTTGTGCGGTGTTTTATCTGTGGTGTCTGGCTTGGCCATGGCGTGGTACTGGGACACGCCGGCAGGCCCTTCTGTGGTTATCAGCGCAACCGGTTTGTTTTTGTTGAGCTTACTGTGTCGCCTGCCAGCCGGTCGCTCTGTGAGTCATTATTAA
- a CDS encoding heme o synthase, with protein sequence MSDVSTEIHQAGWRDYLELTKPRVVALMILTSVIGMLLAVPNGLPALDVLIMGNLGIALCAGAAAAVNHVVDRHVDTKMIRTFNRPVAVGRVGPSQAILFATLTAALGMAILMLFTNQLTAWLTLASLMGYAIIYTMFLKRATPQNIVIGGLAGAAPPLLGWTAVTNDVGGHGLLLVLIIFAWTPPHFWALAVHRKADYAKAGIPMLPVTHGEAYTKLHILLYTLILLAVTLLPYVTGMFGWLYLLGTLALDVGFLYWAMVMMRGKKADAGMATFKYSIVYLMALFVLMLLDHYLIPARVGLGGL encoded by the coding sequence ATGAGTGATGTATCCACCGAAATCCATCAGGCGGGCTGGCGGGATTATCTGGAGCTGACCAAACCCAGGGTGGTCGCACTGATGATTCTGACTTCGGTCATCGGCATGCTGCTGGCGGTACCCAATGGCCTGCCCGCTCTGGATGTACTGATTATGGGCAATCTGGGTATCGCCCTCTGTGCCGGTGCTGCCGCTGCAGTCAATCACGTAGTGGACCGCCATGTGGACACCAAGATGATCCGCACCTTTAACCGCCCGGTGGCGGTGGGCCGCGTGGGCCCAAGCCAGGCAATACTGTTCGCCACTCTCACCGCGGCTCTGGGTATGGCCATTTTGATGTTGTTTACCAATCAACTCACTGCCTGGCTCACTCTGGCCTCGCTGATGGGCTACGCCATTATCTACACCATGTTTTTGAAGCGGGCCACACCACAGAACATCGTGATTGGTGGCCTCGCTGGTGCCGCCCCTCCCCTGCTTGGCTGGACAGCGGTGACCAATGACGTGGGCGGCCACGGGCTATTGCTGGTACTGATCATTTTCGCCTGGACACCACCACACTTTTGGGCGCTGGCGGTACACCGCAAAGCGGATTACGCCAAGGCGGGCATCCCCATGTTGCCGGTCACCCATGGGGAGGCCTACACCAAGCTGCATATTCTGCTCTATACCTTGATCCTGCTGGCAGTAACCCTGCTGCCCTATGTCACCGGCATGTTTGGCTGGCTCTACCTGCTGGGCACTCTGGCGCTGGATGTTGGCTTCCTGTACTGGGCAATGGTGATGATGCGCGGCAAAAAAGCCGACGCCGGTATGGCCACCTTCAAGTACTCCATTGTTTACCTGATGGCGCTGTTTGTACTGATGTTGTTGGACCACTACCTGATTCCAGCCCGAGTTGGGCTGGGTGGCCTGTAA
- a CDS encoding COX15/CtaA family protein — MSPSSNRPLAALPGRKLVVAAVLLAVVVVVLGAFTRLVDAGLGCPDWPGCYGHLLWPDTPEEIRIAEQRFNETVEHDKTWPEMVHRYFATTLGAVIVALTIVAFRARKQYPDYPVKHCIGLLALVILQGAFGAWTVTLKLWPQVVTAHLLGGFSVLALLWLLYLRLGNNAPAAPDRKTDRFRAWAIGGLVVVFIQIALGGWTSSNYAAIACINFPTCHGHWLPPLDMAEAFDITQDIGPNYLGGTMDNDARVTIHFVHRVGALVVTLYLLGLCAALLKAGSASLRPYAIAVLAALVIQVTLGISNVIYIIPLPGAVAHNAGGALLLLTLVTLLHQLYRYRQQPEGTQ; from the coding sequence GTGAGCCCATCTTCAAACCGCCCTTTAGCTGCCCTGCCTGGCCGCAAGTTGGTTGTTGCCGCTGTGCTGCTGGCGGTGGTAGTGGTGGTGCTGGGAGCCTTTACTCGGCTGGTGGACGCAGGCCTGGGCTGCCCGGACTGGCCCGGCTGCTACGGCCACCTGCTGTGGCCAGACACCCCGGAAGAAATTCGCATCGCTGAACAGCGCTTCAACGAAACCGTGGAACACGATAAAACCTGGCCAGAAATGGTGCATCGTTACTTTGCCACTACCCTGGGGGCGGTCATTGTCGCGCTCACTATCGTGGCTTTCCGTGCCCGCAAACAATACCCTGACTACCCGGTGAAACACTGTATTGGGCTATTGGCACTGGTGATTCTACAGGGCGCTTTCGGTGCCTGGACGGTAACACTTAAACTATGGCCACAGGTAGTAACCGCTCACTTACTGGGTGGCTTTTCAGTGCTCGCCCTGCTCTGGCTGCTGTACTTGAGGCTGGGCAATAATGCGCCCGCAGCGCCTGACCGTAAAACCGATCGCTTTCGCGCTTGGGCCATTGGCGGCCTGGTGGTGGTGTTTATTCAAATTGCACTGGGGGGTTGGACCAGCTCCAATTACGCCGCCATTGCCTGTATCAATTTCCCCACCTGCCACGGCCATTGGCTGCCACCACTGGACATGGCTGAAGCCTTTGATATCACCCAGGATATTGGCCCCAATTACCTTGGCGGCACCATGGACAATGACGCCCGGGTAACCATCCACTTCGTACACCGGGTAGGTGCCCTGGTAGTCACTTTGTACCTGCTGGGGCTGTGCGCGGCCCTGCTAAAAGCGGGCAGTGCCAGCCTGCGCCCTTACGCCATCGCGGTACTGGCGGCGCTGGTGATTCAAGTGACACTGGGTATCAGCAATGTGATATATATTATTCCACTGCCGGGGGCGGTGGCCCACAACGCCGGGGGCGCATTACTATTGCTGACCCTGGTCACCCTACTCCACCAGCTCTATCGCTACCGACAGCAACCTGAGGGCACCCAATGA